A segment of the Pseudoalteromonas sp. DL-6 genome:
TGTACGCAGTCGTACCTCAGTCATTAAGCCGCCAGCGTTTAACCGTTTTCAGCATGGCTTTAGTCATATTTTTGCGGGCGGTTATAGCGCGGGGTATTACTCGTATAAATGGGCTGAAGTACTTTCGGCAGACGCCTACTCTAAATTTGAAGAAGAGGGGATTTTTAATCCACAAACGGGTCAAGCGTTTATGCAGCATATTCTTGAAAAAGGCGGCAGCGAAGAGCCAATGGCATTGTTTAAAAACTTCCGTGGTCGTGAGCCAAGTGTAGATGCACTACTGCGCCACAGCGGAATCGCCGCTTAGGGTCTGTTGACCTTTGCGGATTAAAATATAATTAAAAAAGCGCCCCAGAGGCGCTTTTTTATTGCCTAAAACACAGTGCTGTTAAAGAATATTTTGAATAAATTTTAGTAGTTTTAACATCGCGTACTATGCTTTGAACAAAGTACTAAAAGGGACTAACGCATGGCAAAGTTAATACTGGCAATTGATGACGATAAATTAATGCACCATATTATTGAAGAATCTTTAGCTGGGTTTTGCAAAGTGATCCATGCCAAAAATGGTGAAGATGGCATAAGACAAGCGATAAAATATAACCCCGATATTATTTTGCTTGATGTTGAAATGCCAGGCATGTCTGGTTATGAGGTTTGCCAAACTATTAAACAAAATAAAGCCACAACAGATATTCCGGTAATGTTTTTATCATCCAGAGTGGGGCAAGCTGAACGTATTAAAGGGTTTAGTGTTGGCGGGGCTGACTACATTTTGAAGCCTTTTAACGCACAGGAGTTGATGGCACGGATTAAAATTCTTTACCAGTATCGCAAGCAGTGTGCAACACTGCAGTATGATATAGCAAAGGCCAATAAAACAGCTGAAATGGCGATGATTGAAACCGGTGACATGGGGCGCATTATGCGTTTTGTTTGTCAAAGCTATCATGCAGATAATTTAGAATTATTAAGTGAATACTTTTTAGGTTTTTTTACTCCATTACACCTCAATGTCGTGGTTGTTTTTTGGCAGAATAACCAGGGAATGTTTTATAGCCAAGAAACAGGTGTATGCCCATTAGAGCAAGAGCTACTCATACAGCATAAAAATGCAGAACGCTTTGTTGATATTGGTCATAGTACTATTATAAATTACCCTAATATTTCACTATTAATTAAAAATATGCCTGTAGATACGCCATCACTTTATGGCCGCTATAAAGATTTATTTCCGCATATTTTAGAAGTAACTAACGAAAAAGTAGTGACTATACAGCAGCACCAATATCGACTAATGCGCGATAATGAGCTAACCCTTGCTTTTCAAGATATTGTTGCCCAGCTTAAAAATCAAAACGCCATGCAAACGAGTGCAATTAGCCAGCTTACAGAGCAGCTTGAGCAACTCCAATCGCTAATACAAACACTCAACGAGATACCAGCTTCGCAATTTAATCAGCAAATAACTCAGCTTAGTCATACATCACAGCAGCTGGTTGCAACCACTAATGATTTAGCCTTTATTAAGCACCAACTAAAAACAACCACTCAACAGCGTGATGACTTAATTACTCAAACACAACTAAGTAAACAACAAACGCAGCCAGAACCTGAGAGCGAAAATAACGATATTGAGTTGTTTTAAACTAGAGATCGTATATTGGCTTTGTTTGGGTATAATAACGGTGAAATTTATCATCGGAGTGTGAAGTGGTTATACAGTGTGCGTTTAAAGAGTGTCGACCTTATTTAAATGAGTTAGAAGCACGCTTTAGGCTTGCTCAATGGGCAGAGCAAAGCAGTGGTTTTAGCTTGCATTACGATGATAAAGGACTAAGCCTGTATAAAACTGACGAGCCAAAATTAGGTGCTATTAACGTAGACTTTGTAACTGGTGCCGTTGCACATAGGCGTAAATTTGGTGGTGGTAAAGGGCAATCAATTGCCAAAGCGGTTGGCCTTAATAAGGGCGCAACGCCAGTGGTACTCGATGCCACAGCAGGCCTTGGACGCGACGGTTTTGTGTTAGCCTCGCTAGGCTGTAAAGTAATTCTACATGAGCGCCATCCCGTGGTTGCTGCACTGTTATATGATGGCTTACAACGTGCTTATAACGATAGTGAAATTGGCCCATGGATGCAGCAAAATATGAGCCTTATCTTTGGCTCAAGCCATACCTTACTTGCCCAATGTGACAGCATGCCCGATGTGGTTTACCTTGATCCTATGTTTCCGCACCGTGAAAAATCAGCACTGGTTAAAAAAGAAATGCGGGTATTCCAAGAGTTAGTGGGTGGCGATACCGACGCCGATGATTTACTCGATTTTGCTTACCCCCTTGCCAGTAAGCGTGTAGTAGTGAAACGCCCCGATTACGCACCATTTTTAAATGATAAAACTCCAAGCATGCAAATCAAAACCAAGAAGAACCGCTTTGATGTATATGTAAAAGCCGCGATGGTTTAGGTTAAAGAACAGTTTTTAGTCTTCAGCTGTCAGTTGCCAGCAAAAGATTAAGCCAAGTACGGTGTTTGGGTTAAACGTAGGCGGAGCTTTACGCCGCGCAGGTAGTTTGACATGTTGTGAAAGTGCGCGAGGTAAACTCTCGCCTATAATATAAAAACTGGGCTTGCATAAGGCTCGGTGTTTAATTTTACTACCTGACCGCTGACCGCTGACCGCTGACCGCTGACCGCTGACCGCTGACCGCTGACCGCTGACCGCTGACCGCTGACCGCTGACCGCTGACCGCTGACCGCTGACCGCTGACCGCTGACCGCTGACCGCTGACCGCTGACCGCTGACCGCGAACTGATCTTTTAGATCTCGACTATTGAATATAGGATCTCAGCGCGTTTTCATGCTAGAATTTGCGCAATTTTTTTGTACTCGATAAGTAGCACTGTAATGATCTTAGATGATATCCGCATCGTTTTAGTTAATACCTCACATTCTGGTAATATTGGTTCTGCGGCACGCGCCATGAAAACCATGGGATTATCAAAGTTATACCTTGTAGATCCTGCCTGTGAAATAGATAGCCATGCCAGCGCACTGGCTGCAGGTGCTACTGATGTTCTCGGAAATGCGGTTATTGTTGATACGGTTGCCGATGCCATTGCTGATTGTGCATTAACTATTGGTACTAGCGCTCGCTCGCGTACATTGTCGTGGCCTATGGTTGAGCCGCGTGAATGTGGTGAAAAGCTTGTTGGCGAAGCTGTAAATGGCCCTGTAGCACTTGTATTTGGTCGTGAAAACAGTGGCTTAACAAACGAAGAATTACAACTGTGTAATTACCATGTGTGTATTCCTGCTAACCCAGAATACAGCTCGCTAAATTTAGCCATGGCAGTACAAACCTTATGTTATGAAACGCGTATGGCATTTCTAAATCAACAGCCTAAAGCGGAACAAGAAGAAGACGAAACCCTATATCCATCGTCTAAACAAACAGAGCTGTTTTACGAACATCTTGAAGATACCTTGTTTAAAACAGGCTTCATCATTAAGCAGCACCCAGGCATGGTAATGACTAAGCTACGTCGCTTGTTTAATCGTGCTCGCCCTGAAGATGCTGAAATGAACATATTGCGAGGTATTCTTACCTCAATTAATAAGTCTATAAAATAGCAATTAGTTATAAATAGCGCCCTTTATTACTCCACTAATACTTGACTAAATTACTCAGGTAATTACAATAGACCCAATACTTGACCAAAACAGTCGGGTATTACAAGTTTATCGGTGGCCGTTTGAGGCTAGCCAATCAGGATAATACTTGACTAATCTACTCTGGTAATTAAAATTTGCACTCTTTTGTGCGGGGGGCGTTATGAAGTTAACATCAAAAGGCAGATATGCCGTTACAGCCATGCTGGATGTTGCACTACATGCAAATATAGGCCCTGTAGCGCTTGCAGATATTTCGCAGCGCCAAGAAATTTCTTTGTCTTATCTTGAGCAGTTATTTGCCCGTTTACGTAAGAATGGGCTAGTGAGTTCTGTTCGAGGTCCTGGTGGGGGCTATTTACTAGGACGTGAGGCCGATGTGATTTCAGTTGGCGATGTTATCAATGCGGTAGATGAATCTGTTGACGCTACTCGGTGTCAGCGAAGCAATACTGGTTGTCAAAGTGGTATGCGTTGTTTAACCCATACATTATGGTCAGACTTAAGCGCACGAATTGAAGAATTTTTAAATAATATTACCTTAGCTGAACTGGTTGAAAAGTCGGACGTTAAAGCGGTCGCTCTTCGCCAAGAAAACAGCGTTAATGATGCAATTAAGCAGTTGGAAAATATTCAAGTAAGCTGTCAACTTTAAGGTTGACCTGCAGCGGAGAGAGAAATGAAGTTACCGATTTATTTAGATTACGCAGCAACTACGCCCGTTGACGAACGAGTTGCCAAAGAAATGATGCAGTGCCTGACTATGGACGGTAATTTTGGTAATCCAGCATCGCGTTCACACCGTTTTGGTTGGCAAGCTGAAGAAGTCGTTGACCAAGCACGCACTGACATTGCTGATTTAATTAATGCAGACCCACGTGAAATCGTATTCACATCGGGTGCAACAGAATCAAATAACCTTGCTATTAAAGGTGCGGCTCAGTTTTACAAGAAAAAAGGTAAGCATGTTATTACCGCTAAAACTGAACACAAAGCAGTTATCGACACATGTCGTGAGCTTGAGCGTCAAGGGTTTGAAGTAACTTATATGGACGTTGAAGAAAACGGCCTACTTGATCTGCAAAAATTAGCAGATACGATGCGTGACGACACTGTGCTTGTAAGCATTATGCATGTAAATAACGAGCTAGGTGTAATCCAAGACATCAACACTATTGGTGAAATGTGTCGCGAACGTAAAATTATGTTCCACGTAGATGCAGCACAAAGCGCAGGTAAAGTTTTAATCGATGTGCAACAAACCAAAGTAGATTTCATGTCATTCTCGGCGCACAAAGTATACGGCCCTAAAGGCGTAGGTGCTTTGTATGTTCGCCGTAAACCACGTGCACGTTTAGAAGCACAAATGCACGGTGGCGGCCATGAGCGTGGTATGCGTTCTGGTACATTAGCAACCCATCAGTTAGTAGGTATGGGCGCAGCATTTAGAATTGCAAAACAAGATTTTGAAAAAGATCACGCACACATCAGTGCGTTACGTAAACGCCTAATCGACGGCATTTTAACAGATATGGACGAAGTGTACTTTAACGGCACACAAGACCAATCAGTACCTGGTATTGTTAATATCAGCTTTAACTTTGTTGAAGGTGAGTCGTTACTAATGGCCGTTAAAGATATTGCGGTATCGTCAGGTTCAGCCTGTACATCTGCAAGTTTAGAACCTTCTTACGTATTACGTGCATTAGGCCGCAACGACGAATTAGCACATAGTTCAATTCGTTTTAGTATTGGCCGTTTTACCACAGAAGAAGAGATTGATTACACCGTTGAGCTAATGAAAAACTCGATTGGCCGTTTACGTGAAATGTCTCCTCTTTGGGAAATGCACCAAGAAGGTGTTGATTTAGATTCAGTTGAATGGGCACACCACTAATTAGTGGAGCCCATACCTAGCAGGTAGTGAGGATAGAATTATGGCTTACAGTGATAAAGTAATCGACCACGTAGAAAACCCACGTAACGTAGGTGCTCTAGATAAAAACGATCCGTCAGTGGCAACGGGTATGGTAGGCGCACCAGCATGTGGTGACGTAATGAAACTGCAAATTAAAGTGTCTGCAGAAGGCGTGATTGAAGATGCAAAATTCAAAACGTACGGCTGTGGTAGTGCAATTGCTTCATCTTCACTGGTAACAGAGTGGGTTAAAGGCAAAACACTAGACGAAGCGTCTACTATCAAAAATACCGATATCAGCGCAGAGCTAGAATTACCACCAGTGAAAATTCACTGTTCAATTTTAGCAGAAGATGCAATTCAAGCAGCAATTGCAGATTACAAAAGCAAACATACAAACTAAGAGATATTCATGGCAGTGACATTGACAGATGCGGCAGCAAACCGCGTACAATCATTTTTAGCAAACCGTGGTAAAGGCATTGGCCTGCGAGTTGGCATTAAAACGACGGGCTGTTCAGGTCTTGCTTATGTATTAGAGTTTGTTGATGAGCTAAACGATGACGATGAAACATTTGCGGCTAAAGGCGTTACCTTAATTGTTGACGCTAAAAGCTTAGTTTATATCGACGGCACTGAGCTCGACTACACTAAAGAAGGCTTAAATGAAGGGTTTAAATTTAATAACCCTAATCAAGCTGATGAGTGTGGTTGTGGTGAAAGCTTTACCGTTTAAGCTCAAACTTGTTTTGAATACCTAAGCTACTTGGGTATAACTAAGCCCTGCCAATTAATGTAGGGCTTTGTCATTTGTGAGAAGTTATGCGTTATTTTGAGTTATTTGCAATTCCCGTTGACTACAATATTGATTTAGCAACGATCAACAAGCACTACTTAGAACTTCAACGTGCTGTTCATCCTGATCGCCATGCTAATGCCAGCAGCCGTGATAAATTAATGGCCGTGCAAAGTACTGCCGAAATTAATGATGCACTGCAAACACTCAAGCACCCCGTTAAACGTGCAGAATATATGCTGAGTGAGCTGGGCGTTGATATTCGCGCTGAGCAGCAAACATTGCAAGATCCCATGTTTTTAATGCAGCAAATGGAGCTTCGCGAAGAACTTGAAGAGTTAGCGACCACAAGCGATCCTGATTCTGCTATTGCTCATTTTGAAAAACAAATAAAGCAGCTTGATCAGCAATATAGTGCGCAATTGGCAGAGCAGTTAGCAAGTAACGATGAGCAGCAATATCAACAAGCAGCAGACAGCATTCGTAAGCTAAAGTTTGTCTATAAGTTACGCGACGAACTAGAACGCATAGAAGACAGTTTATTTGATCAGTAATACCAATAGCATTTAATAATTGGTTAATAATTCACTTGCTGCAAAGCGAGCAACACGAGTTTAAAGAGCATTATGGCATTATTGCAAATTGCTGAGCCGGGGCAGAGCGCGGCACCACATGAACATAAATTAGCAATTGGAATTGACTTAGGTACCACAAATTCATTGGTTGCGACCGTACAAAGCGGTGAAGCACGCACAATTACTGATGAATCAGGCGAAGCAATGTTGCCGTCTGTAGTGCGTTACCAAGCTGGTGGTATAACCGTGGGTGCAGACGCAATGCAAGCAGCTACACTCGATCCGGTTAATACACTCATTTCAGTTAAGCGCTTTTTAGGTAAAACCCAAGCCGAAATAGAACAAAGCTATGGCCAACTACCTTATCAATTTTGCGATGATAACGGTGCACTGGCTATAGTAACTGAAGCCGGGAAAATCAGCCCAGTAAAAGCATCAAGTCATATTTTAGGTGCCTTAAAAGCACGTGCAGAACAAAGCTTTGGTAATCAAGATATTTTAGGCGCGGTTATCACCGTACCGGCCTATTTCGATGATGCACAGCGCCAAAGCACTAAAGATGCGGCTGAACTTGCCGGCATTAATGTACTGCGTTTATTAAACGAGCCAACCGCGGCTGCCGTTGCTTATGGTTTAGATTCAGGCCAAGAAGGCATAATTGCTGTTTATGACTTAGGTGGCGGAACATTTGATATTTCTATACTGCGCTTAAATAAAGGCGTGTTTGAAGTATTGGCCACTGGTGGCGATTCAAGCCTAGGCGGCGACGACTTTGACTCATTATTAGTTGACTACCTCAAACAAGAAACTGGCGTGACGGGCTTATCTCCTTCGGTATTACGTTTATTTATAAATAAAGCCAAAGCCTGTAAAGAAGCACTCAGCCAATACGAAAAAGTAAATGTTGGCCTTGAGTTTGACGATGAAAAATACATGGTTGAAGTAACGCGAGAGAAGTTTAACGAGCTGGCTATGCCACTGGTTAAAAAAACGCTCCGCTCATGTCGTCGTGCAGTAAAAGATGCCGGTATTGAAAACCAAGAAGTATTACAAGTGGTGATGGTTGGCGGTTCAACCCGCATGCCGTTGGTACGTACTCAAGTTGGCGAGTTTTTTGATAAACAACCACTCACTTCAATTGACCCTGATCGTGTTGTTGCTCTGGGTGCCGCATTACAAGCAGACGTATTAATTGGTAACAAGCCAGATTCAGACATGTTACTGCTGGATGTGTTACCGTTGTCGCTAGGCCTTGAGACTATGGGTGGCTTGGTTGAAAAAATCATTCCACGCAATACCACTATTCCAGTTGCACGTGCGCAAGAATTTACTACGTTTAAAGATGGTCAAACGGCCATGTCGTTGCATGTATTACAAGGCGAACGTGAACTGGTTGACGATTGTCGATCGCTGGCAAAATTCAGCTTAAAAGGCATTCCTCCTATGGCGGCGGGGGCGGCGCATATTCGCGTTACCTTTAAAGTAGACGCTGATGGTTTACTAAGCGTATCGGCTATGGAAAAATCAACTGGCGTTCAAGCAGAAATACAAGTAAAACCGTCGTTTGGTTTGTCTGACGACCAAGTTGCTAATATGCTTAAAGAGTCGATGAGTAACGCTAAAGGCGACATGCAAGCGCGTATGCTTAAAGAGCAACAAGTTGAAGCGCTTCGTGTAATAGAAGCA
Coding sequences within it:
- the iscU gene encoding Fe-S cluster assembly scaffold IscU, with the protein product MAYSDKVIDHVENPRNVGALDKNDPSVATGMVGAPACGDVMKLQIKVSAEGVIEDAKFKTYGCGSAIASSSLVTEWVKGKTLDEASTIKNTDISAELELPPVKIHCSILAEDAIQAAIADYKSKHTN
- a CDS encoding class I SAM-dependent methyltransferase, encoding MVIQCAFKECRPYLNELEARFRLAQWAEQSSGFSLHYDDKGLSLYKTDEPKLGAINVDFVTGAVAHRRKFGGGKGQSIAKAVGLNKGATPVVLDATAGLGRDGFVLASLGCKVILHERHPVVAALLYDGLQRAYNDSEIGPWMQQNMSLIFGSSHTLLAQCDSMPDVVYLDPMFPHREKSALVKKEMRVFQELVGGDTDADDLLDFAYPLASKRVVVKRPDYAPFLNDKTPSMQIKTKKNRFDVYVKAAMV
- a CDS encoding response regulator, with protein sequence MAKLILAIDDDKLMHHIIEESLAGFCKVIHAKNGEDGIRQAIKYNPDIILLDVEMPGMSGYEVCQTIKQNKATTDIPVMFLSSRVGQAERIKGFSVGGADYILKPFNAQELMARIKILYQYRKQCATLQYDIAKANKTAEMAMIETGDMGRIMRFVCQSYHADNLELLSEYFLGFFTPLHLNVVVVFWQNNQGMFYSQETGVCPLEQELLIQHKNAERFVDIGHSTIINYPNISLLIKNMPVDTPSLYGRYKDLFPHILEVTNEKVVTIQQHQYRLMRDNELTLAFQDIVAQLKNQNAMQTSAISQLTEQLEQLQSLIQTLNEIPASQFNQQITQLSHTSQQLVATTNDLAFIKHQLKTTTQQRDDLITQTQLSKQQTQPEPESENNDIELF
- the iscR gene encoding Fe-S cluster assembly transcriptional regulator IscR, with the protein product MKLTSKGRYAVTAMLDVALHANIGPVALADISQRQEISLSYLEQLFARLRKNGLVSSVRGPGGGYLLGREADVISVGDVINAVDESVDATRCQRSNTGCQSGMRCLTHTLWSDLSARIEEFLNNITLAELVEKSDVKAVALRQENSVNDAIKQLENIQVSCQL
- the hscB gene encoding co-chaperone HscB, whose translation is MRYFELFAIPVDYNIDLATINKHYLELQRAVHPDRHANASSRDKLMAVQSTAEINDALQTLKHPVKRAEYMLSELGVDIRAEQQTLQDPMFLMQQMELREELEELATTSDPDSAIAHFEKQIKQLDQQYSAQLAEQLASNDEQQYQQAADSIRKLKFVYKLRDELERIEDSLFDQ
- a CDS encoding IscS subfamily cysteine desulfurase; translation: MKLPIYLDYAATTPVDERVAKEMMQCLTMDGNFGNPASRSHRFGWQAEEVVDQARTDIADLINADPREIVFTSGATESNNLAIKGAAQFYKKKGKHVITAKTEHKAVIDTCRELERQGFEVTYMDVEENGLLDLQKLADTMRDDTVLVSIMHVNNELGVIQDINTIGEMCRERKIMFHVDAAQSAGKVLIDVQQTKVDFMSFSAHKVYGPKGVGALYVRRKPRARLEAQMHGGGHERGMRSGTLATHQLVGMGAAFRIAKQDFEKDHAHISALRKRLIDGILTDMDEVYFNGTQDQSVPGIVNISFNFVEGESLLMAVKDIAVSSGSACTSASLEPSYVLRALGRNDELAHSSIRFSIGRFTTEEEIDYTVELMKNSIGRLREMSPLWEMHQEGVDLDSVEWAHH
- the iscA gene encoding iron-sulfur cluster assembly protein IscA gives rise to the protein MAVTLTDAAANRVQSFLANRGKGIGLRVGIKTTGCSGLAYVLEFVDELNDDDETFAAKGVTLIVDAKSLVYIDGTELDYTKEGLNEGFKFNNPNQADECGCGESFTV
- the hscA gene encoding Fe-S protein assembly chaperone HscA, with the protein product MALLQIAEPGQSAAPHEHKLAIGIDLGTTNSLVATVQSGEARTITDESGEAMLPSVVRYQAGGITVGADAMQAATLDPVNTLISVKRFLGKTQAEIEQSYGQLPYQFCDDNGALAIVTEAGKISPVKASSHILGALKARAEQSFGNQDILGAVITVPAYFDDAQRQSTKDAAELAGINVLRLLNEPTAAAVAYGLDSGQEGIIAVYDLGGGTFDISILRLNKGVFEVLATGGDSSLGGDDFDSLLVDYLKQETGVTGLSPSVLRLFINKAKACKEALSQYEKVNVGLEFDDEKYMVEVTREKFNELAMPLVKKTLRSCRRAVKDAGIENQEVLQVVMVGGSTRMPLVRTQVGEFFDKQPLTSIDPDRVVALGAALQADVLIGNKPDSDMLLLDVLPLSLGLETMGGLVEKIIPRNTTIPVARAQEFTTFKDGQTAMSLHVLQGERELVDDCRSLAKFSLKGIPPMAAGAAHIRVTFKVDADGLLSVSAMEKSTGVQAEIQVKPSFGLSDDQVANMLKESMSNAKGDMQARMLKEQQVEALRVIEAMEASLAADGDLLEPEQLAALKVEINELAKVRESAQEPSEIKAAIEKMDNASSDFAARRMDASIKKALTGQSVDNI
- the trmJ gene encoding tRNA (cytosine(32)/uridine(32)-2'-O)-methyltransferase TrmJ, whose translation is MILDDIRIVLVNTSHSGNIGSAARAMKTMGLSKLYLVDPACEIDSHASALAAGATDVLGNAVIVDTVADAIADCALTIGTSARSRTLSWPMVEPRECGEKLVGEAVNGPVALVFGRENSGLTNEELQLCNYHVCIPANPEYSSLNLAMAVQTLCYETRMAFLNQQPKAEQEEDETLYPSSKQTELFYEHLEDTLFKTGFIIKQHPGMVMTKLRRLFNRARPEDAEMNILRGILTSINKSIK